Within Anolis sagrei isolate rAnoSag1 chromosome 3, rAnoSag1.mat, whole genome shotgun sequence, the genomic segment tgcTGATTCTGCTTTTGGTGGAATACATTTTATGAATAAACCTGTTTCTTACCTGGAGTgagtttctctttctctccaacGTTCTGCAGTTCACATTTACTATCAcagttgtatttattatttacagttatttacagtatctatattccgcccttctcaccccacaggggactcaggcccgattacaatgtacatatagaatcctagagttggaagagacctcctcggccatccagtccaaccccattctgccaagaagcaggaatattgcattcaaagcacccctgacagatggccatccagcctcagtttaaaagcttccaaagaaggagcctccaccacactccggggcagagagttccactgctgaatggctctcacagtcaggaagttcttcctcatgttcagatggaatctcctctcttgtagtttgaagccatttctccgttgatgtccagggtggaagaaagaactcttgtctgtttgatgcaagtgtggcaaccttgattagcattagcattgcagcttcaaagcctggctgcttcctgcctaggtgcatcttttgttgggaggtgttagtttgCCCtgaatcccccaggcagcaaccagccaggctttgaagctgcaaggccattcaatgctaatcaagatggccaatggcaacactgacacctacctcgaacagacaagagttctttctctcaccttggacatcattccacagatatacaaaccccacaaggccattcagtgcttctggaacatggccagacagcccggaaaacacacattCCTGACCAAGAAAtgttttatgtgaccccagatgTACAGGTTTACAAAAATAGGCATAAATGCCAAGCTGTTGCATCCCAGACCTGGAAAAACCTATGATCATCACACCATGCAAAAGTCCAGTAATATAAGCAAACAGGTTTATCGCAAACacacataaaagcatataaaacgtGGGAATAAGAAAAGGAagctatataatccaaaaaaggtttagcaacaggtgataaccaaacagtaatctcaatgtattgtcgaaggctttcatggctggaatcactcagtttttgtgggtttttttggcctatatggcctctgaggaagcttgccatagatgcaggcgaaacgtcaggagaaatgcctgtagaacatggccatatagcccaaaaaaacccacaagaactgagtaatcTCAATGTCTTacaaagttccagaggtgacaaggtccaggaacagccagaaatcacagatacAGCGTAAGTTCATAAGCAaaaaggtataactagtaaaacttgtTACATGATCAGAAACATAGAAAACTTCTaggattaaaatccaaaaccaaggcttgacttgaaccaagaacccaggcttagcttctcactctaacagaGTGTTGCCTGACCTGCCTTTAAAGTAAAcaacttgtttaatagacacccatgaaagcattacgtcttCCGTGAATTTTCTCCCCAGCTTTCCCAAGTAATCTCTCAGACCGGCGTAATCTATATTTGGCTCTGATTTGCagacaaagacttttgttgatctctgagactacaggtggtttctcctgAGAACattccttatcactcagctcttcacttgatTCCTTATCTGTTGTTGCTAGTTCTAACTCCTCGGACTGGTCTTGAAGCCGGCACTTtccgagccagttttctcaccGGGAGAAACATCATTCCCcagacctgaatttcccagacttgagccTTTGTGctacaggaaagcccacaatcctctctaaatcatcagttaaaccatcagcctctggctgatctacTGCACAAACATTTAGTGATAACAAACCAGCGTTTGCAATGCTTGCTAAATGGGCTGGTTTTTAATGAAGTGTaccttttgttgtttttgttgttagatACTCAAGCAGTTTTGAAATCAAAGTTGAGTGCAAAGTTGAGTAAGACCCTTCCAAGACTGCATTCAATTTGCATCTTTATGTCTGcatggggtcagactagatgacctttggggctcccttccagcTGAGCAGATTTTTAGAAGgagtctccatctttggaagttttgaaatCAAAGTTGAGTGCAACTCTTCCAAGACTGCATTCAATTTACATGTCTCTGTGGCAGAATGGGATCagactaaatggcctttggggttccctttccAGCTGATCAATTTCTAAAAGGACAACAGTTGAGTTCAACCCTTCCAAGACTGCATTCAGTTTGCATACCTCCATGGCTgcacagggttggactagatggtctttgggattCCCTTCCAGCTGAGCAATTTTCTAGaaggactctccatctttggaagttTGAATGGGACCCTTCCAAGACTGCAATCAATTTGCATGCCTGTATGGCAGAATAAGGTCAGATTAGAttacctttggggttcccttccagctgaGCCATTTTCTCAAAGGAATCTCCATCTTTAGAAGTTTTCAAACTGAGTTTTAATGAGTCTATTCCATCTCTGCATTAAATTTGCATGCTTCTATGGCAGaacagggtcagactagatgacctttggggttccctttccAGCTGAGCATTTTTCTAAAAGGTCTCTCCATCCTTGAGAGTTTTGAAATCGAAGTTGAGTACAATCCTTCCAAGACTGCATTCAAGTTGCATGCCTCTATGACAGGAATAAGGCCAGACTAAATGACCTTTGGAGTTCCCTTTCCAGCTGAGCAATTTTCTAGaaggactctccatctttggaagttttggaatcGAAGTTGAGTGCGACCCTCCCTGGACTGCATTCAATTTACATGTCTCCATGTCAGcatggggtcagactagatggcctttggagtttgCTTTCCAGCTGAGCAATTTTCTAAAAGGACACTCCATCTTTGGAAGTTTCAATGGGACCCGTTCAAGGCTGCATCAGTTTTGCATGCCTCCATGGCAGGAGTGGGTtcaggctagatggcctttggggttccctttcaGCTGAGCAATTTTCTAGaaggactctccatctttggaagttttgaaactgAGTTTGAATGGAACCCTTCTAGAATGGATCTGTTTTGTATGGCTCCATGGCAGgaatggggtcagactagatggcctttggggttcccttccagctgaGCGGTTTTCTAGAaagactctccatctttggaagttTAAATGGGACCTTTCCAAGACCTCATTCAATTTCCATGCCAGAACAaagttagactagatgacctttggggttcctttcCAGCTGAGCAGTTTTCTAGAAGGACTCACCATCTTTGGAAGTTTGAATGGGATCCTTCCAAGACCACATTCAATTTGTATGCCTCTATGGCAGAGCaaggttagactagatgacctttggggttcctttcCAGCTGAGCAGTTTTCTAGAAGGACTCACCatctttggaagttttgaaactgAGGTTGAGTATGACCCTTTGCATGCCCCTATGGCAGAacggggtcagactagatggcctttggaggaccCCTTCCATCTGAGCGGGTTCATCACTCCCTTCCTCCTCATTCTTCCCCAGTGTAGGTGAGCTGCGCCATCCCGTCGGGAATGGCCCGGAAGTACTGGAGGCTGGTCCGGTGCACCCTCCACTTGTACTTCCCGCAAGCCTTGACGTATTGCAGGAAGTGGGGGGCCCCCGGGAAGATGACGTTGTCagccaggatggtggccccttCAAGGAGAAGGCCGTGGGCTTCCAGCAGCTGCAGGTCGCGCAGGTAGCAGCGCTTCCAGTGGTCCATGAAGACCAGGTCCACACGGAACAAGCCATGCTTCTCCTTCAGCTGCGGGATGACCTCTTCCGAGGAACCCACAATCAGCTCCACCTGGATATATAGACATatgagggagaagaaggaaggaaggaaggaaggaaagagaaggaatgagaaggaaggagaaagaaagaggggagatcTATTAACATTTTGATACGGGTTAATGGCATCAATGAGCATAGTAGCGGGAGCCACAAAGTTTAtttgtgttgcaactcagagtaagcttcaccttgcttccaaacaccaccacacaagagctgtagttttatagtttattgaggaaaaagtccaagtcaaaagaaagaataagcattgcaaagttccaaagatttaggttaaatgcagaatatagttccaaagatcttcaggtaaaaacaaaagGCACAATCCTATaagcaaagttcaaaacagagtccaaGATACAAACAGTAAATCAATTGCCTCAAGAAtcaaaatgcaagaaatcccaagcgtgctgctttcgttggggttcagcctgatcctgatctgtgtgaacaggattctctgatagtttttccaactgagcaagctctccctgaccctgacagtgtggaatctgttgttgatgcagaggtcagtggggatgaaaacgaaacccaacagctgGAAGAGAATgctttggaagttagccgtgatatctctccacctggggtttctaatgaggaccgaagagaacagatagtcagagatagatATGTTTCCCAGTctctacgaaggtcacagcgcttacagcagaaagaggcccagacagaaaagtcaaggggcgtttctaagaatagcttctttggtttaagagggttcctgccgggtgcttctttaggtcaagcaacgttcgggactgtggctgtgccttggcagaattcctgtgttccatggccagtaatcccagaggcttctagtttccaagttcatggttagtaaaaggctaacagactcctggttattgttttgtggcttttgaagttttgctcaagttcagagatcctattgattACTGTGTTTTTCTCTGgctttttgactctgcatttacctttcttttgtaaccagcttttcatcaataaacaaggattgcttttcctacagtccagagtggtggatttaatcttatggtcttgtttcttgaactgggatgcaacagctttccagctaaggttattccatggagCTTTCAGGCTAACAAGCTACGTCGAACTGACACTTTCTCttcgtttgcaagaagcctaaatatctttctaacatgaaaacattatgccctcaccagcatgaaagcattgcgatgacctttccccgagctggcttctcgtctgccgaCCATGCAAGAACTCcacctgacccgcaaatcaagacggGCTTGTCGGGTCatgtcactatcaaggctttctgcacttttattatcagcgtgggaaggaggcaaaggccTCTCCACCTGTTTGCTATCTACTTCGTTCaaattcctttcttctgagaaccgctctgtcgactctgcactgtctgtgggagcctcagaaaaagacctagaaccaggcccagagatctgaggcacagaaggcacagaaaaagagccaggaatctgaatcccatcatcctcatcatcagagaacatctcagccacaacagttTGGTTGACTTTATatagaccagacatgggccaactttggccctccctccagctgtttagTCCCTCTTACGTTGATATTATCTAAACCACTTTCTCAAGGGTGGCCACTCAGGGATCCTATCTTGTATGCCTTTCATTGGGGCACTGAAGTGGTCACTCTGTGAGAGGCCTTCAATGCCCAGAAACAGACCAGTAGCCATTTGACCAGTTGCAACATGGCAACAATGGTCCCTACTCACAAGCTCAGTGATGTTTTGGTCTAGCTCAGGCCTGCATAACCTTGTAAAAGGCCAAGATATTCCCCAAAAACCCTTCAGTATGAGGCTGGGGAAGGGCCTGAACTCACTTGTGGGCCGCAGGGAAGGCTTCTGTGAGGCATATCCAGCCCGCGGACCATATTACATAGTGCGGGCCCACTCTATCTGCAGCTTGTGGAGACTTATGAAGGGTCTCCCTGTGGTCTTCCCCCAGCACTCCTCTTAATGATGGAGCCACTGACCGTATCATCGTCGAAGCCAGCCAGGCGGATGACCTTCTCAGCCACGGCAGCCTTGCGGCTATCCATCTCCACAGTGTAGACTCGGGCGCCCAACGGCAATGCCTGCGCAATGACCACAGTACCGTAGCCACAATAGGTGCCCAGCTCCAGGACGGTCAGTGGGGCCTTTTCGTAGATGAGCCGCTCCAGGATCTTGGCTAGAAGCAGATAGGAAAGAAAGGTTCGGGGAGGAAAAGTGGATCATAAATACAGGCCATctccaagttgcaaacatctgacttacaaacgactcatagttaagaacggggctgagactGAAATTACCCAGATTCTGTTTCCTAGCTGTAGTGATCTCGAGTATCCAAAATAGTTAGTAGGGATAGGAGATCTCCATTATAGTGAGTTTATTTGACCAGGTAAACCCATTGTGAACAAAGGAAGTGCCACGCCACTCCTCGGTCCGATTTCTGCTTATATAAACATTCTTAACTTTCTTCCGTTCTGTGCCACAAGCTCCATAAAGCCATTATGTAATCTTGTAGCAGCAGATGGGAGATATAATAACAAAAGAGAtcctttctggagaaagaaaagtacggctttatttccagctgggactctggtgaggagttgtgtccaaaagcaaaccagaggttTGCTTTTGATAAATGATAAAGGcgttgactttcccttttatacacttcaaatgcaggcaaacaaagaaacatgcttctacatatgaAACATCATCACTGCGTCACTTTAAGCATcaaagaaatatcaaattctatcttccaacatgcgaaaggcatgtctctgtgtttctttctaaatagcagcatacagcttacattcatcaatcaaggggcctactttgacctgtcaggagggagggggataggctccttacttagaagTTAGAGGTTCTATTGTACCAGTTTTCCTTCTCTGTCCTGCTGGCTTTCTtacacagagagaacctgatttttctatacatttcagtgcttataaagtacatacaatatataaataaatcaatatcaatttttccaatatctccccatcaatcTTTTATTGCTGTGAGCATGCATATTGAGACCCATTATGTCAGTGCTAGCTAATGAGCCTCCTTGTTTATTCCCATCAGTCTATGAGAAGATTTATGGCCTTGCTGTGTTTTCCTTCCCTACTGCAGCACCCTGTGCTTAAGCTTTGAAGTCTTACCAAAACAACTAGTTAAATCTGTTCTTCTGAAGTTCCATGCTGGTTCAAGCTACCCCTTCTTAACTAAAACTAAGTTTCAGGTGAGGCGCAGAGCAAGGATCAATACCAATTGGCAATATTGTTAAGCTATTATGCAAGattctccactttggcagaaaaaatgaaatgcaaagatacagaacgatgcctggctcgagagcagtacgtgtgaaaaagatcttggagtcctcttggagtcctcatggacaacaagttaaacatgagccaacaatgtgatgtggcggcaaaaaaagccaataggattttggcctgcatcaagaggagcatagtgtctagatccagggaagtcatgctccccatgctctattccgccttggttagaccacacctggaatattgtgtccaattctgggcaccacaattcgagagagatattgacaagctggaatgtgtccagaggaagagggcgactcaaatgatcaagggtctggagaacaagccctatgaggagcggcttaaggagctgggcatgtttagcctgaagaagagaaggctgagaggagatttgatagccatgaataaatatgtgagaggaagccacagggaggagggaacaagcttgttttctgcttccttggagactaggacgcagaacaatggcttcaaactacaagagaggagattccatctgaacatgaggaagaacttcctgactgtgagagccgttcagcagtggaactctctgccccggagtgtggtggaggctcctttggaagcttttaaacagaggctggatggccatctgtggggggtgatttgaatgcaatattcctgcttcttggcagaatggggttggactggatggcccaggaggtctcttccaactctttgattctatgattctatgattctgtttctgtttccccggatgttcttaagaaaagaagcttttctacgggatgagttggtctatgtcctatagtttagcttccttatgagagactgcccaaaaaatggctcctttccctcccagagccctgaacaaggggcggaaccaaagcttaattatgatggacaggaggcctgccttatgactgcaaacagataacagaaagaaaataaagttggagctcctggtacagccgtaccagcacacaatTAGTTGATTAATGCCTGTTGGCTGAGCTATATTTGAGCTAATTAGTTCTTCATCTTGGGTGAAAGGGAGCCACATAGATGGCTGGACCACAATACATTGGTTAAGTAGTTGAGTAGTTAAAATTAAGCAATCACTGTTAACAAGTTTTTTGCATATTTGTTAAGCAAAAGCAAATAGCACAGGTTTGAGTTATTCCAAGTGATGTCTCTTCACTACCTTTCTGTGGGCCCAGGTTGCTGAGGTACTCGCAGTGGGCGCTCCACTGGTCGAAGGTTTCCAGGATGTGCTGGGGGTCCCCGGGGATGGCGTGGGTCAGCAGGTACTGGAAGGCGCGCTCCTCTCGGGGGATGCCGGTCAGGAAGTCCCGCAGGTGCCGCACCAGGACCGCCCGGTAGAAGAGCAGAAAGTAGTGCCGGTAGCGGATGAGTAGCGTGGCCACGAAGGGCAGGAAGGCCAGTGCCAGTGCCGGGGACACCATCCCTCCACCACCACCTGTGTCCTCAGGTGACCCTCAGACCTAGCAGGAGGCACAAAGGGGACATTCAGGACGTCCTTCCCTTGCCCAGCACCTTCCTGTCATCTCAGCAGAAGGACAGTGAGCCATGCTATGTCTCTTGTAATGGTTTGGAGGATAGCATGAAGATACTCTTAAATTGGCCAGTGACTTATTGGGCTCACTGGGgttgtattaattgattgttgGAGCTATATACCAagacaaataataattttattagatCGGCTATCAtaaaaatttggcagaaatataaatcaaaagcagttcgaaaacatgcaaatgtgagtagatcaataggtactgctccggcgggaaggtaacggcgctccatgcagtcatgccagtggccacatgaccttggaggtgtctatggacaacgctggctcttcggcttagaaatggagatgagcaccacagcccagagtcagacatttatttattatttatttatttactttgcttctatacctgcttctcaagctcggcttatggggacgagagatagggccttctcggtggtggctcctcggctgtggaacgcccttcctgcggacattagactagcaccatctctaatggtattccgcaaaaaggtgtatctcaagcccgaaggcgactcacggcggttcacaaaccgtaaaaacagtagaaacagcagtggttccatacaacatataacaattgacttaacacattatccataaattcccaataagcaattacaatgcacaattattacgaaaaacaaccgtacccaatcttctcatcatccaagcgtagtccaggttcgtcgtccattgttccattcctatgttccattaccagattgcactaaattacgcaaacgcctgcacaaacatccaggtcttcacctttttgcggaataccattagagatggtgctagtctaatgtccgtaggaagggcgttccacagccgaggagccaccaccgagaaggccctatctctcatctccgccagacgtgcttgagaagcaggcgggatcgagagcagggtctccccggaagatctcaaagtcctggtgggttcatgggcagagatgtggtcagataggtagcttgggccggaaccgtttagggctttaaaggccaatgccagcactttgaattcagcccggtagcagatcggtagccagtggagttggcacaacaggggggttgtatgctccctgcgctccgctcctgttaaaatcatggctgccgagcgttggactagttggagcttccgagctgtcttcaaaggcaaccccacgtagagagcgttgcagtagtctaaacgggatgtaaccagagcgtggactaccgtggcatgactggacttaatgtcaggggactacctttacctttacctataaatcAAAAATTAGTGATAAAACTCCGTTATGGTTGTCCCCACTAGAGGCTACACAAAGAAGGGAAATGGGATGGTATAATTGGCCGAGATATAAAGAATTAttaaaagaagaaggagagataGTAATAAAAACTCAACAAGAAAtgaacatgataaataaaaaaatatcgtGGTTTCAATACAGACAAATAACTGAGTGCTACAAGAAGGACAGGAGACAAGGCTTCCAAGAGCAAGATACCTTTTGGGATAAGATACTAAAAACCGACAGAAAGACGATAACAAAAtttatctcacaacctctgaggaagcttgccatagatgcaggcgaaacgtcaggagaaatgcctctagaacatggctctatagcccgaaaaaacccacaagaacctagataacAAAATTATATAAGAAATTATCAGAATGGAATTcagaaatggaaggagagaaaaaaatatatgaaaagatggaacgaaaacctgggaaaaacaataaaaaaagaagactGGGAAAATATCTGGAGAACAAAGATTAAATACACATATagacctaaaagaaaattggttgaaGGTGGcacatagatggtacatgaccccTCAAAAATTGAATAATTcgtataaaaacataaatataaaatgttggaaatgcgggaAGATGGAAGGTTCTTActtccacatagaatcatagaatcaaagagttggaagagacctcctgggccatccagtccaaccccattctgccaagaagcaggaatattgcattcaaaccacccctgacagatggccatccagcctctgcttaaaagcttccaaagaaggagcctccaccacactccggggcagagagttccactgctgaacggctctcacagtcaggaagttcttcctcatgttcagatggaatctcctctcttgtagtttgaagccattgctcccttgcgtcctagtctccagggaagcagaaaacaagcttgctccctcctcctccctgtggcttcctctcacatatttatacatggctatcatatctcctctcagccttctcttcttcaggctaaacatgcccagttccctaagccgcacctcatagggcttgttctccagacccttgatcattttagtcgccctcctctggacacattccagcttgtcaatatctctcttgagataTTGACACCTTCAAATTGGTTGAAGGTGGcacatagatggtacatgaccgCTCAAAAATTGAATAATTcgtataaaaacataaatataaaatgttggaaatgcgggaAGATGGAAGGTTcttacttccacatgtggtggtcacgTCCAAAAGCAAAATTATATTGGAGAAAAATTCACAAAATAACACAGGAATTCCTAAACATAAAATTGCTATTTAGACCAGAGGTATTTCTGTTAGGAATATTTGactcaaaaatggaaagaaatacagATAAACTCCTTTTCTTACTGAACACAGTGTTgaggttcagcctgagtttgaacttgaacctgattctctgtttgttcctcctgatgctaatgaaagtctatttactgatgctagtggaaatgtaccttttgatgccaatgctcctgaaattagtgaggaagaaactgctgtaggtttggaaaatgccaatgttcctgaaattagtgaggaaggaacttctgtagatttggaaaatgaaagtaccagtgttcatgagaatgtttcagagggaagccttgaactttccctcccttctgcacctgggaactgtaatgacaacagaaggggccaaatttggggagacagaagtaaaacactcagtttgcgtcgatcctcccgaattcaagaattaaaaacattggcttcaaaacagaagggcggttcacggaaccgattcttgagttttaattgcaatacgccaggctgattgtctcagttcaggcattgtttcagaattgatgaagaccttggcagttctcccggttccctggccatagtttgggaagatttctagtatatcaagtacggttagtggattgctaacaggttccagtattttacagtgaggctttgggttttgctttgtccatttaaattcatgtttgctgattttgctgtggcttttgactttgcatttttcctttattttgtaaccattttttcttcaataaaaaaggattgtttttcacagtcaagtgtggtggagagttatcttagggcctcgttccctgctctggttTGCAACAgtgtctcataaagtgcat encodes:
- the TOMT gene encoding transmembrane O-methyltransferase: MVSPALALAFLPFVATLLIRYRHYFLLFYRAVLVRHLRDFLTGIPREERAFQYLLTHAIPGDPQHILETFDQWSAHCEYLSNLGPQKAKILERLIYEKAPLTVLELGTYCGYGTVVIAQALPLGARVYTVEMDSRKAAVAEKVIRLAGFDDDTVELIVGSSEEVIPQLKEKHGLFRVDLVFMDHWKRCYLRDLQLLEAHGLLLEGATILADNVIFPGAPHFLQYVKACGKYKWRVHRTSLQYFRAIPDGMAQLTYTGEE